The sequence GCTGTTCGCGATCCTCGTGCTCGGCGGGCTGCTCACCTCCCTCTTCGTGCCGCGCCGGCGCGTGTGGGTGAAGGCGGTGCCGCAGGCGGACGGATCCACCACCCTCGAGTACGCCGGGCTCGCCCGCGGCGAGGACCCCACGCTGGAGGCCGCCGTCGCGGCCCTGGCCGACAAGCACGTGGCGGGCCTCGCGCCTGCTGCGGTGTCCGATGCAGAAGTTAGGCTCGACTCGTGAACACGGCCATGCTCGACGACGTCTCCCTCATCGCGCTCCTCGTCGCGATGGGGCTCTACGCGGCCGCGTTCATCGCGTTCGCCCTCGACCTCGCGCGCCGCTCGGCGCTCGTCGCCGACGCGGCCACCGCCGCGGCCCGCCAGCCCTCCGCGGTCGGCGCCACCGCCGCGCGACGCGGCGGCACCGCCACCCTCGAGCGCGAGCCCGGGTCGTCGGGCCGGGATCGCGCCACCGGGCCGGACGCGCCCGTCGCCGCCGGCCGCTCGATCAGCCTCAACGTCGCCATGGTGCTGCTCGTCGTCGGCTTCGTCGCGCACGCGGTGGCCACCGTGCTCCGCGGCCTCGCCGCCTCGCGCGTGCCGTGGGCCAACATGTACGAGTTCGCCATGACGGGCACGCTGCTCATCCTCAGCGTCTACCTCATCGTGCTCACGCGCCGCGACCTCCGCTTCCTCGGCACGTTCGTCACCGGGCTCATCCTCATCCTGCTGGGCATCGCCGTCGTGCAGTACCGCGTCGAGGTGGCGCCCCTGCCGCCGTCGCTGCAGTCGTATTGGCTCGTGATCCACGTCTTCGTCGCCGCGCTCGGCACGGGGTTCTTCGCCCTGGCCTTCGCGCTCTCCGGCGTGCAGCTCCTGCAGTTCCGGCGCGAGTCGCTCGCGGCCGACGCGCAGGCCGCGAAGATGCGCTTCCTCGCGACGCTGCCCGACTCCGTCACGCTCGAGTCGATGGCCTACCGCCTCAACATCGTGGGCTTCATCTTCTGGACCTTCACGCTCATGGCCGGCGCCATCTGGGCCGAGCGCGCGTGGGGCCGCTACTGGGGCTGGGACACCAAGGAGGTCTGGACCTTCATCATCTGGGTGCTCTACGCCGGGTACATCCACGCGCGGGCCACGCGCGGCTGGCGCGGATCGCGCTCGGCGTGGCTGGCCATCATCGGGTTCTCCGCCGTCATGTTCAACTTCGGCGTCGTGAACGTGTTCTTCAAGGGCCTGCACACCTACAGCGGGCTGTAGGCGTCCGGCCGCCCGGCCCGCGCCGCGCCCGCTGCGTCAGGCGCGGGCGAGCAGGGCGTGCGTGCGGCGGATCCGGTCGAGCCACCAGTCGCGGCGCTCGGCGTCCGCGGCGTGGGCGTCGAGCAGGCGCGGGTCCGGCGTCACGCGACGCACGGGGATCCGGCCGTCGACCGGCACGAGCGGGTCGGCCGTGACGTCCTCGACGAAGAGCGAGACCGTGCCGAGGCCGCAGTCGTACGGCAGGTCGGGGATCGCCGCGGCGAGGTGCGCGGCCATGGAGATGCCGACGCTGGTGTCCAGCGCGCTCGAGACGACCACCGGCAGGCCCGCGTCCTGCGTGATGCGCAGCGCGCGGTGGGTCCCGCCGAGCGGCTGGGCCTTGATCACGAGGAGGTCGGCCGCGCCGGCCCGCGCCACCCGCAGCGGGTCGTCGGCCTTGCGCACGCTCTCGTCGGCGGCGACGGGCACCCCGAGGTGCCGGATCCG is a genomic window of Clavibacter capsici containing:
- the ccsB gene encoding c-type cytochrome biogenesis protein CcsB; amino-acid sequence: MNTAMLDDVSLIALLVAMGLYAAAFIAFALDLARRSALVADAATAAARQPSAVGATAARRGGTATLEREPGSSGRDRATGPDAPVAAGRSISLNVAMVLLVVGFVAHAVATVLRGLAASRVPWANMYEFAMTGTLLILSVYLIVLTRRDLRFLGTFVTGLILILLGIAVVQYRVEVAPLPPSLQSYWLVIHVFVAALGTGFFALAFALSGVQLLQFRRESLAADAQAAKMRFLATLPDSVTLESMAYRLNIVGFIFWTFTLMAGAIWAERAWGRYWGWDTKEVWTFIIWVLYAGYIHARATRGWRGSRSAWLAIIGFSAVMFNFGVVNVFFKGLHTYSGL